From the genome of Anopheles moucheti chromosome 3, idAnoMoucSN_F20_07, whole genome shotgun sequence, one region includes:
- the LOC128303120 gene encoding transcription factor grauzone-like, whose protein sequence is MEAATRQCRTCLSVSESEYLSIFAEENRSKKIDTVIATHLWFEVIATDNCQWVCQICWSKLEEFHNFYVSIEETHKQGTNHGDSDSVAAKPSSASPTICNGPTYNTEFLEIKGEPCDIEEFDDDGYSLAGSSPGDKVLSSADIKSEESEESESESSQILDEGTRKREKSTRRTRQYKVSKQSSGERLAKRKAGGRFPTDPEEDKNILQFYRRIVCEVCDNKRMMVGEPLIEYATWGELLRHTKELHGHYKIFVQCPVCEMKMRTKVTLVQHMDMHQNPEKYRCEVCGEVFQNMKEHMQNKHEERQFSCDLCGSKFPFKKRLVVHMKKMHAEKNITCDQCQKSFTRYTIEDHRRSVHMARFVCEHCPKTFKIRFRLHKHMQEHDKSLRIATSVPCPICGQVMGDKYILRQHIKHMHNEQQAVDCETCGKKFKNYRNLKIHLTNVCMKPIQLHPCAICGKQFRHKNKLKDHMASCTPN, encoded by the exons ATGGAGGCCGCTACCAGACAATGTAGGACGTGCCTGTCGGTCAGTGAGTCTGAATATTTGAGCATTTTTGCGGAAGAGAACAGATCGAAGAAAATTGACACAGTTATCGCTACACATCTGTGGTTTGAG GTAATTGCCACTGATAATTGCCAATGGGTTTGCCAGATCTGTTGGTCGAAACTGGAAGAGTTTCACAATTTCTACGTTAGCATCGAAGAGACACATAAACAAGGAACAAACCATGGAGATAGTGATAGTGTGGCTGCCAAACCATCTTCTGCTTCACCAACGATTTGCAACGGTCCTACGTACAATACTGAGTTCCTGGAGATAAAAGGAGAACCGTGCGATATCGAGGAGTTTGATGATGACGGATACAGTTTAGCGGGAAGCAGTCCCGGAGATAAAGTATTATCCAGTGCCGATATAAAGAGTGAAGAATCGGAGGAGAGCGAAAGTGAGTCGTCTCAAATACTGGACGAAGGAAcgcgaaaaagagaaaagtCTACACGACGAACTCGGCAGTATAAAGTTTCGAAGCAGTCTTCGGGTGAGCGTCTTGCAAAGCGAAAGGCTGGTGGACGCTTCCCGACGGATCCGGAAGAGGACAAGAACATACTGCAGTTCTACAGACGTATTGTGTGCGAGGTATGTGACAACAAGCGGATGATGGTAGGCGAACCACTCATAGAGTACGCGACCTGGGGTGAACTGTTGCGGCACACGAAAGAGCTGCACGGCCATTATAAGATCTTCGTGCAGTGCCCCGTGTGCGAGATGAAGATGCGCACGAAGGTGACGTTAGTACAGCACATGGACATGCACCAGAATCCGGAGAAGTATCGATGCGAGGTGTGCGGCGAGGTGTTTCAGAACATGAAGGAGCACATGCAGAACAAACACGAAGAACGCCAGTTTAGTTGCGATCTGTGTGGAAGCAAGTTTCCATTCAAAAAACGACTCGTGGTGCATATGAAAAAGATGCACGCGGAAAAGAACATCACGTGTGATCAATGTCAGAAATC CTTCACGAGATATACCATCGAAGATCATCGCCGATCGGTGCATATGGCCCGGTTTGTGTGTGAGCACTGTCCGAAGACGTTCAAGATTCGGTTCCGTTTGCATAAACACATGCAGGAACACGACAAAAGCTTACGCATCGCCACGTCCGTGCCTTGTCCAATCTGTGGCCAGGTGATGGGCGATAAATACATTCTCCGGCAGCATATCAAACACATGCATAACGAACAGCAAGCTGTCGACTGTGAGACATGTGGAAAGAAGTTCAAGAACTATCGCAACCTGAAGATACACTTGACAAACGTGTGTATGAAACCGATCCAGCTGCATCCGTGTGCGATCTGTGGCAAGCAGTTCCGGCACAAGAATAAGTTGAAAGATCACATGGCGTCCTGTACGCCAAATTGA
- the LOC128305357 gene encoding gastrula zinc finger protein XlCGF57.1-like: protein MATKCEVCFSTAGCKYKDVFTDANKHIVEIIAKHLSLEVEQSANNSWVCIKCWDALQEFHKYYCDVEIARQQYSRALKDKDDDDVASGSLEPKYNTEFFEVKVEPLELCDTNDQDDEKPLQCAFVKCEELIEIDPTAPTSDEEALQGNQSDSSSADDIKLRKKSKKLPIDEEAKQNKSIAQKEEDESLISFYKRIVCEECDIKRMIVGEPQIDFGTWRALLRHTKEVHRHDKVYVKCPLCDLKLRTKQTLIQHKDCHENPEKYRCVLCNEIHQNMKEHLQNKHQERQFCCDMCGKKFPFKKRLTVHMKKMHVEKDIICDQCQKPFTKYTIEDHKRSVHSARFVCEHCPKTFNSRFRLLQHMEEHDESLRNSTSVPCTICGQVMRDKYILTRHIKLMHTVQPSVSCTTCGKTFKCKRNLSVHMTNVCMEPTRLFPCTICGKEFRRKNKLKEHMSTHTGKPVYKCSFCPETFRQDTHLYYHRKNVHYEQWLEMQQQRKEGVRFKLTELT from the exons ATGGCAACGAAATGCGAAGTTTGTTTCTCAACGGCAGGATGCAAATATAAGGACGTATTCACCGATGCAAATAAACATATTGTAGAAATTATAGCGAAACATCTGTCGCTTGAG GTAGAACAATCAGCGAACAATAGCTGGGTGTGTATTAAATGCTGGGATGCTTTGCAAGAATTTCACAAATATTACTGTGACGTTGAAATCGCCCGACAACAATACTCCCGGGCACTGAAAGATAAGGATGACGATGATGTAGCCTCCGGAAGCTTGGAACCGAAGTACAACACCGAATTCTTCGAAGTGAAGGTAGAACCACTGGAACTGTGCGATACCAATGACCAGGATGATGAAAAACCATTGCAATGTGCTTTTGTAAAATGTGAAGAATTGATTGAAATCGATCCTACTGCTCCGACATCGGACGAGGAGGCTCTCCAGGGCAATCAGTCAGACTCTTCATCTGCTGATGATATTAAACTGAgaaagaaatcgaaaaaaCTCCCTATCGATGAAgaggcaaagcaaaacaaatcaatcgcCCAGAAGGAGGAGGATGAAAGTTTGATAAGCTTCTATAAACGGATAGTCTGTGAAGAGTGTGATATTAAGCGAATGATCGTTGGCGAGCCACAAATCGATTTCGGTACATGGCGCGCTCTACTGCGACACACCAAGGAGGTCCATAGGCACGACAAAGTGTACGTGAAATGTCCGTTGTGTGATTTGAAGTTGCGAACGAAGCAAACCCTCATACAGCACAAGGATTGTCACGAAAATCCGGAAAAGTATCGTTGTGTGCTGTGTAATGAGATACACCAAAACATGAAGGAACATTTACAGAATAAACACCAGGAAAGGCAGTTCTGTTGCGATATGTGTGGGAAAAAATTTCCGTTCAAGAAACGGTTAACAGTGCACATGAAGAAGATGCACGTCGAGAAGGATATCATTTGCGACCAGTGTCAAAAACC TTTCACCAAATACACGATCGAAGATCACAAACGATCTGTTCATTCGGCGCGATTTGTGTGCGAACACTGTCCGAAGACGTTCAACAGTCGTTTCCGTTTACTACAGCACATGGAGGAGCACGATGAAAGCCTTCGGAATTCTACCTCCGTGCCGTGCACAATATGTGGGCAGGTGATGAGGGACAAGTACATTCTAACCAGGCACATCAAGCTAATGCACACCGTACAACCGTCGGTGAGCTGTACTACCTGCGGGAAAACGTTCAAGTGCAAACGCAATCTTTCGGTGCACATGACAAATGTGTGCATGGAACCGACCCGATTGTTTCCCTGCACCATCTGCGGTAAGGAGTTCCGGCGGAAGAATAAACTAAAAGAACACATGTCCACGCACACTGGCAAACCGGTGTACAAGTGTTCGTTTTGTCCAGAGACTTTTCGCCAGGATACGCACTTGTACTATCATCGGAAGAATGTACACTATGAGCAGTGGCTGgaaatgcagcagcagcgcaaaGAAGGTGTACGGTTTAAATTGACTGAACTAACATAA
- the LOC128305356 gene encoding TATA-box-binding protein-like — translation MVGNSSFIGNAISTSGAPNGNGSSGRSSNSNITGSSTVVRNGISFGSKNILNVNSKTSNNVVNVVKGVYIRQQHYPNSQQQSSTSGVVTSAVGSTSAVNLISGHHQSIVGGMINHSSLMFATTTTTTNLQQQLSVKSNTSPAGDGGVVAKKPVVLNTTKIDTDTSSGSSIVANTTNTTTITSTSTTSVTTTDTPTDTEPTGATEVSLETKESNPDNEPQEEQPEIDIVINNVVCSFSVRCHLNLHDIARQGNNVEFRRENGMVTMKLRRPYTTASIWSSGKITCTGATSEHQAKIAARRYSRCLQKLGFNVRFRNFRIVNVLGTCSMPFGIMIVNFSEKYKKDASYEPELHPGVTYKLQTPKATLKIFSTGSITVTAASVAFVQAAIEQIFPLVYEFRKKRTPVEKLAMVKQAPPDFDPHDVDHLIEEDREGALAEAEDLTYWNGTSDDPMQPDEQADNLETFDEEGEIRNNTKAIHKINSIRQNGKKRRLRQLRPSGRVVNDGDSMSDDDLCVSDYE, via the exons ATGGTGGGTAACAGCTCCTTCATCGGTAACGCCATTAGCACCTCTGGTGCACCCAATGGTAACGGCAGCAGTGGCaggagcagcaacagcaacatcaccGGTTCCAGTACCGTCGTGCGCAACGGAATTAGCTTCGGAAGCAAAAACATACTAAATGTAAATTCGAAGACTAGTAACAATGTGGTGAACGTTGTGAAGGGGGTCTATATACGGCAACAGCATTATCCTAATAGTCAGCAGCAGTCTAGCACTTCTGGTGTGGTAACATCTGCCGTTGGCAGCACTAGTGCCGTGAATTTGATTTCCGGCCACCATCAGTCCATCGTAGGCGGAATGATCAATCACAGTTCTTTGATGTTtgcgacgacgacaacgaccaCCAatctccagcagcagctgtcGGTCAAATCGAATACATCCCCAGCAGGCGACGGCGGCGTTGTAGCAAAGAAGCCAGTGGTTCTcaacacaaccaaaatcgaTACCGAcaccagcagcggcagcagcatcgtGGCCaataccaccaacaccactacCATCacctccacctccaccaccagtgTGACCACGACGGACACTCCCACCGATACGGAACCGACGGGCGCTACCGAGGTGTCGCTGGAAACCAAAGAATCGAACCCGGACAATGAGCCTCAAGAGGAGCAGCCGGAGATCGACATCGTGATCAACAACGTTGTGTGCTCGTTTAGCGTACGCTGTCATCTGAATCTACATGATATCGCCCGCCAGGGGAATAATGTGGAGTTCCGGAGAGAGAACGGGATGGTAACAATGAAATTGCGCCGCCCGTACACGACCGCATCGATTTGGTCGTCTGGGAAAATCACTTGCACCGGTGCTACGTCAGAGCATCAG GCAAAAATAGCGGCACGACGCTACTCACGCTGCCTTCAGAAGTTAGGATTTAATGTTAGATTTAGGAACTTTCGTATCGTGAACGTACTCGGCACCTGCAGTATGCCATTCGGCATCATGATTGTCAACTTCTCGGAGAAATATAAAAAGGACGCCAGCTACGAACCGGAACTTCATCCAGGCGTTACCTACAAGCTTCAGACACCGAAAGCAACCCTGAAAATATTCTCAACGGGAAGCATTACCGTGACCG CGGCAAGTGTGGCCTTTGTACAAGCGGCAATCGAACAAATATTTCCGCTCGTTTATGAATTTCGTAAAAAACGAACCCCGGTGGAGAAGCTGGCAATGGTTAAGCAAGCGCCACCGGACTTTGATCCGCACGACGTCGATCATCTGATAGAGGAGGACCGCGAAGGTGCACTGGCGGAAGCGGAAGATCTCACGTACTGGAACGGAACGTCTGACGATCCAATGCAGCCGGACGAGCAGGCAGATAATCTCGAGACGTTCGATGAAGAGGGTGAGATCAGAAATAACACCAAAGCAATACACAAAATCAATAGTATTAGGCAAAATGGTAAGAAACGTCGCCTGCGCCAACTGCGCCCATCCGGCCGAGTTGTGAATGACGGGGACAGCATGTCCGACGATGATCTGTGTGTCAGTGACTACGAATAG